A segment of the Georgenia sp. M64 genome:
CCGGCCAGGAGCCGGTCGGCGTCGAGCCTGACGAGGCCCGCGCCGACGCCGACGTCGCCGTCGGTGAAGGCGCGGCAGGCGTGGACGCGGCCGGCTCCCGCAGCTCCGACGTTCACGCCGCAACTGCGCAGACCGACCCCGCCGGTCCGCGCACGGACGATTCCGCGTCCACCGACGCGGCCGGCTCGCGCACGGACGAGGCCGCGGCCACTGACGCGGCCGGCTCCGAGCCGACGGACGGCGCGTCTGCGTCCGACCAGAAGGTCTGAGAGCTCGCACCGGTGCGAATGCCGGGGCCCCTTCGGCTTCACTCAGTAGCCAACGGTTCGAGTCGGTAGGCGCGGCGGTACGTACTCGGCGTGTGGCTACGTGCTCGGCGCGTGGCTACGTGCTCGGCGCGTGGCTACGTGCTCGGCGCGTGGCGACGTACTCGGCTTGAGTCAGGAGCCAGCGGTTCGAGTCCGTAGGCGCGGCGGTACGTGCTCGGCGCGTGCCTACGTACTGGGCGCGTGGCCACGGACGCGCCGGCTTACGCCGTTCGCGTAGAGTCCCGCCCGGTGCGCCGCCCGAAGCGCCCGCTGTCCCTCTCCGGACGTCCCCGGGTGCTTGACAACCCACCCCGGCGCCCGTTTCCTGGGAGGTCCGGAGGGGTGGCGCCCCGCGGGAGAAGTGTCAAGAATGTGGACACCTCGTGTCACCTGTACGTCATCTGCGAGTAACATCTCGCCACCAACGGGCCGACGCCGACCCGACCACATCACCAGCACGACGATGCGGGTCGTTCCGTCCGGGGCGACCCAGTGAGGACGCACGCGGATGGACCACCAGGTCACGGCCAGCCCGTTCCCCGCCGCACAGCGCCGGGGGCTGTACGACCCCACGCAGGAGCACGACGCCTGCGGCGTCGCCTTCGTGGCGACCCTGCGCGGCACGCCCGGTCGTGACATCGTCGACGCCGGCCTGACCGCGCTGCACAACCTCGACCACCGCGGCGCCGTCGGCGCCGAGGAGAACACCGGCGACGGCGCCGGTCTCCTCACGCAGGTGCCAGACGCGTTCCTGCGCGCCGTGGCCGGCTTCGACCTGCCGCCTGCCGGCCGGTACGCCGCCGGTCTGGTGTTCCTGCCCGGGGAGAGCGCCGGCGAGGCCGCCGTCGCCGAGGCCGTCGCGGGCATCGAGGCGATCGCCGCCGACGAGGGCCTCACGGTCCTCGGCTGGCGTGACGTGCCGGTGGACGCCTCGATGATCGGCCCGAGCGCGCTCGCGTCCATGCCGACCTTCCGCCAGCTCTTCGTGGCCGACCCCGACGGCGCCGCCGGCCTGGAGCTGGACCGCCTCACCTACCGCCTGCGCAAGCGGTCCGAGCGGGAGACGGGCATCTACTTCGCCTCGCTCTCCGCGCGCACCCTGGTCTACAAGGGGATGCTCACGACGACGCAGCTCGCGCCGTTCTTCCCCGACCTGTCCGACCCGCGGTTCGCCTCCGAGATCGCCCTCGTGCACTCGCGCTTCTCGACGAACACGTTCCCGTCGTGGCCCCTCGCCCAGCCCTTCCGGCTCGTCGCCCACAACGGCGAGATCAACACCGTGCGCGGCAACCGGAACTGGATGGCCGCCCGCGAGGGGATGCTCGCCTCGAACGTGCTGGGCGACCTCGAGCAGCTCATGCCGGTGTGCACCCCCGGCGCCTCGGACTCGGCGACCTTCGACGAGGTCCTCGAGCTCCTGCACCTCGCCGGCCGCTCCCTGCCGCACGCGGTGCTCATGATGATCCCCGAGGCCTGGCAGAACCACACCTCGATGGACCCGGGCCTCAAGGCGTTCTACGAGTTCGCCTCCACCATCATCGAGCCCTGGGACGGCCCCGCCGCGATGACCTTCACCGACGGCACCCTCGTCGGTGCCGTCATGGACCGCAACGGCCTGCGCCCGGGCCGGTACTGGGTCACCGACGACGGTCTCGTCGTCCTCGCCTCGGAGTCCGGCGTCCTGGACATCGCCGCCGGCAAGGTGGTCAAGAAGGGCCGCCTCGAGCCGGGGAAGATGTTCCTCGTCGACACCGCGGCGGGCCGCATCATCGACGACGAGGTGGTCAAGCGCAGCCTCGCCGACGCCCACCCCTACCAGCAGTGGCTCGACGAGGGCCTGGTCGAGCTCGAGGACCTGCCCGAGCGCGACCACGTCGACCACTCGCGCCTGTCGGTCGTGCGGCGCCAGCAGACCTTCGGCTACACCGAGGAGGAGCTGCGCATCCTCCTCGCGCCGATGGCCGCCACCGGCGCCGAGGCGATCGGATCGATGGGCACCGACACCCCGCTGGCGGTGCTCTCCGCCCGCCCGCGGCTGCTGTTCGACTACTTCACCCAGCTCTTCGCCCAGGTGACGAACCCGCCGCTGGACTCCATCCGCGAGGAGCTCGTCACCTCCCTCGCCGGGGCGATCGGCCCCGAGCCGAACATGCTCGTCGACACCCCCGAGCACGCCCGCAAGCTGCTCGTGCCCTTCCCGACGATCGACAACGACCAGCTCGCGAAGATCAAGCACATCCGCAAGACCCCCCGGCAGGGCCGCGGCTTCTCCTCGGTGACCATCGAGGGGCTCTACCGGGTCTCCGGCGGCGGCGCGGCGCTGCAGGCCCGCCTGGAGGAGATCTTCGACGAGGTCGACAACGCCATCGACGCGGGGATCAGCTTCATCATCCTCTCGGACCGCGAGTCCACCGCCGAGCTCGCGCCGATCCCGTCGCTGCTGCTCACCGCGGCGGTCCACCACCACACGCTGCGCAAGCACACCCGCACGAAGATCTCCATCGTCGTCGAGGCCGGCGACGTGCGCGAGGTCCACCACGTCGCGCTGCTCGTCGGCTACGGCGCGGCCTGCGTCAACCCGTACCTGGCGATGGAGAGCGTCGAGCACCTGGTCAGCTCCGGCGTCCTGGAGGGCATCAGCGCCGAGCAGGCCGTCAAGAACGTCATCAAGGCGCTCGGCAAGGGCGTGCTCAAGGTGATGTCCAAGATGGGCATCTCCACCGTGATGTCCTACCGCGGCGCCCAGGTCTTCGAGGCGATCGGCCTCTCGGAGGACCTCGTCGACGAGTACTTCACCGGCACGCCGACGCCGCTGGGCGGGGTCGGCCTCGACGTCATCGCCGCCGAGGTCGCCGCCCGGCACGCCACCGCCTACCCGCCGTCGGGCATCTCGCCCAAGCACCGCACGCTGCGGATGGGCGGGGAGTACCAGTGGCGCCGCGAGGGCGAGCCGCACCTGTTCGACCCCGAGACGATCTTCCGGCTCCAGCACTCCACCCGGACCCGCCGGTACGACATCTTCCGCAAGTACACCGAGGGCGTGGACGAGCAGTCCCGGCGGCTGATGACCCTGCGCGGGCTGTTCCGGCTGCGGGAGGGCGAGCGGGCGCCGATCAGCATCGACGAGGTCGAGCCGGTCAGCGAGATCGTCAAGCGGTTCTCCACCGGTGCGATGAGCTACGGCTCCATCTCCGCCGAGGCCCACGAGACCCTCGCGATCGCGATGAACCAGCTCGGCGCGAAGTCCAACACCGGCGAGGGCGGGGAGGACTCCGACCGCCTCCACGACCCGCGCCGCCGCTCGGCCATCAAGCAGGTGGCCTCGGGCCGGTTCGGCGTCACCGCGGAGTACCTCACCCACGCCGACGACATCCAGATCAAGATGGCGCAGGGTGCCAAGCCCGGCGAGGGCGGCCAGCTCCCCGCCCACAAGGTCTACCCCTGGGTGGCCAAGACCCGGCACTCCACCCCCGGCGTCGGCCTGATCTCCCCGCCGCCGCACCACGACATCTACTCCATCGAGGACCTCGCCCAGCTCATCCACGACCTCAAGAACGCCAACCCGGCGGCGCGCATCCACGTCAAGCTCGTCTCCGAGATCGGCGTGGGCACCGTCGCGGCCGGGGTGTCCAAGGCGCACGCCGACGTCGTGCTCATCTCGGGCCACGACGGCGGCACGGGCGCCTCGCCCCTGACCTCCCTCAAGCACGCGGGCGGCCCCTGGGAGATCGGCCTGGCCGAGACCCAGCAGACCCTCGTCCTCAACGACCTGCGCGACCGCATCGTCGTCCAGGCCGACGGGCAGATGAAGACCGGGCGCGACGTGCTCGTCGCCGCGCTCCTGGGCGCGGAGGAGTTCGGCTTCGCCACCGCCCCGCTCGTCGTCGAGGGCTGCGTCATGATGCGCGTGTGCCACCTGGACACCTGCCCGGTGGGCATCGCCACGCAGAACCCCGTCCTGCGTGAGCGCTACACCGGCCGGGCCGAGCACGTGGTGACCTTCTTCGAGTTCGTCGCCCAGGAGGTGCGCGAGTACCTCGCCGGCCTCGGGCTGCGCTCGGTGGAGGAGGCCATCGGCCAGGTCGACCTCCTCGACATCACCGACGCCGTCGACCACTGGAAGGCCTCGGGCCTGGACCTCGAGCCGCTCCTGACCAAGGTCGACCCCAAGGAGGGCTCCGCGCTGCGGCACGTGCGCGCCCAGGACCACGGCCTCGAGCGGGCGCTGGACAACCGCCTCATCGAGCTGGCGGAGCCCGCGCTCGAGCGCGGCGAGCCGGT
Coding sequences within it:
- the gltB gene encoding glutamate synthase large subunit — translated: MDHQVTASPFPAAQRRGLYDPTQEHDACGVAFVATLRGTPGRDIVDAGLTALHNLDHRGAVGAEENTGDGAGLLTQVPDAFLRAVAGFDLPPAGRYAAGLVFLPGESAGEAAVAEAVAGIEAIAADEGLTVLGWRDVPVDASMIGPSALASMPTFRQLFVADPDGAAGLELDRLTYRLRKRSERETGIYFASLSARTLVYKGMLTTTQLAPFFPDLSDPRFASEIALVHSRFSTNTFPSWPLAQPFRLVAHNGEINTVRGNRNWMAAREGMLASNVLGDLEQLMPVCTPGASDSATFDEVLELLHLAGRSLPHAVLMMIPEAWQNHTSMDPGLKAFYEFASTIIEPWDGPAAMTFTDGTLVGAVMDRNGLRPGRYWVTDDGLVVLASESGVLDIAAGKVVKKGRLEPGKMFLVDTAAGRIIDDEVVKRSLADAHPYQQWLDEGLVELEDLPERDHVDHSRLSVVRRQQTFGYTEEELRILLAPMAATGAEAIGSMGTDTPLAVLSARPRLLFDYFTQLFAQVTNPPLDSIREELVTSLAGAIGPEPNMLVDTPEHARKLLVPFPTIDNDQLAKIKHIRKTPRQGRGFSSVTIEGLYRVSGGGAALQARLEEIFDEVDNAIDAGISFIILSDRESTAELAPIPSLLLTAAVHHHTLRKHTRTKISIVVEAGDVREVHHVALLVGYGAACVNPYLAMESVEHLVSSGVLEGISAEQAVKNVIKALGKGVLKVMSKMGISTVMSYRGAQVFEAIGLSEDLVDEYFTGTPTPLGGVGLDVIAAEVAARHATAYPPSGISPKHRTLRMGGEYQWRREGEPHLFDPETIFRLQHSTRTRRYDIFRKYTEGVDEQSRRLMTLRGLFRLREGERAPISIDEVEPVSEIVKRFSTGAMSYGSISAEAHETLAIAMNQLGAKSNTGEGGEDSDRLHDPRRRSAIKQVASGRFGVTAEYLTHADDIQIKMAQGAKPGEGGQLPAHKVYPWVAKTRHSTPGVGLISPPPHHDIYSIEDLAQLIHDLKNANPAARIHVKLVSEIGVGTVAAGVSKAHADVVLISGHDGGTGASPLTSLKHAGGPWEIGLAETQQTLVLNDLRDRIVVQADGQMKTGRDVLVAALLGAEEFGFATAPLVVEGCVMMRVCHLDTCPVGIATQNPVLRERYTGRAEHVVTFFEFVAQEVREYLAGLGLRSVEEAIGQVDLLDITDAVDHWKASGLDLEPLLTKVDPKEGSALRHVRAQDHGLERALDNRLIELAEPALERGEPVRIELPVRNVNRTVGTMLGHELTKRYGAEGLPDGTVDITLTGSAGQSFGAVLPRGVTLRLLGDANDYVGKSLSGGRIVVRPAPGSHLIAEQNVVAGNVIAYGATSGEIFLRGRAGERFAVRNSGATLVVEGVGDHAAEYMTGGTLLVLGPTGRNLGAGMSGGTAFVLDLDTAKINVPALAGGDLLVTELDPEDETIVAELLRRHVELTGSTVASDLLAEPGALTARITKVLPRQYAAVSAALVKAAEDGLDPSSPDVWATIMEATRG